The following coding sequences lie in one Nitrospira sp. genomic window:
- a CDS encoding class I SAM-dependent methyltransferase, with the protein MSRIASPARESCREETADVVHAPPPAKAAQVRACSDIAARNQGFYDALWSASSVTLPQRFNTWPLLSALAASAPARLEIGPGLRPRLPIAGTSFVDISQPALSRLKAHGGLTMLGDVTALPFPDRSFDLLCAFDIVEHIEDDQQAFCELSRVAKDDAIVVLSVPLHPACWSAFDTLVGHVRRYEPGELLAILRTHSFSLEQSAVFGMQPRSGWLLDFAVWGLTHKPVQAMRWYNGLFLPLGLFLQRPLAWSTGLTDVTNVDEILLVCRRDRRPAEQSPAVERMQMVLEAPDMIVEPR; encoded by the coding sequence ATGAGCCGGATCGCGTCACCAGCGCGTGAGTCCTGTCGCGAGGAGACGGCAGACGTCGTTCATGCTCCGCCGCCGGCCAAGGCGGCGCAAGTCAGGGCGTGCTCGGACATTGCCGCTCGCAACCAGGGTTTCTACGACGCACTCTGGTCTGCAAGCTCTGTGACCCTCCCGCAGCGATTTAATACCTGGCCGCTGCTTTCCGCGCTCGCCGCCTCGGCTCCGGCGCGACTCGAAATCGGCCCAGGCTTGAGGCCAAGACTGCCGATTGCGGGGACATCCTTCGTCGATATCAGCCAGCCGGCTCTCTCCCGGCTGAAGGCGCACGGCGGTCTCACGATGCTCGGTGACGTGACTGCGCTGCCATTCCCTGACCGCAGCTTCGATTTGCTGTGCGCCTTCGATATCGTCGAGCACATTGAAGATGATCAGCAGGCGTTCTGCGAGCTCTCCCGTGTCGCGAAGGACGATGCGATCGTGGTTCTTTCCGTGCCGCTGCATCCCGCGTGCTGGAGCGCCTTCGACACGCTGGTGGGGCACGTTCGACGCTACGAGCCCGGCGAACTTCTCGCGATCCTCAGAACGCATTCCTTTTCGTTGGAGCAGAGCGCGGTGTTCGGTATGCAGCCCAGGAGCGGCTGGCTTCTCGACTTTGCGGTCTGGGGTCTGACGCACAAACCGGTGCAGGCGATGCGTTGGTACAACGGGCTGTTTCTGCCCCTCGGACTGTTCTTGCAGAGGCCTCTCGCCTGGTCGACCGGCCTGACCGACGTGACGAACGTCGACGAGATCCTGCTTGTCTGCCGGCGTGACCGTCGGCCTGCAGAGCAGAGTCCTGCAGTAGAGCGTATGCAGATGGTCCTGGAAGCGCCGGACATGATTGTGGAACCTCGATGA
- a CDS encoding polysaccharide deacetylase family protein, with the protein MDTVQAKANNGVDSAKGEISQQAGKLERLYKYGALPQTSHAPRTSFLRLPAEHASMTPRWHFTIDVDWVPGSQFGLAGLLEFCTRWRLKATIFVAGRFAESYPDLIKDCVRQGHELGTHGWEHGSLEVDEDFRSATYHQQRRWIRRATDAVEQASGVRPVVFRAPSLWISETTLCALEDEGYRYDSSVPARRFDCGFGRVHYLKYFRAPREPYRPSSTHLRLPGHSSIIEVAPSALLFPLNLATLRTFGLPVLAWMVRRIVRESPRVVFYCHPHEFVTSHQQRFPRNMSPWNMKGMRPENFLLLDGFVGYMRQLGYSSALFADSFGT; encoded by the coding sequence ATGGATACCGTGCAGGCGAAGGCGAACAACGGGGTAGACAGCGCGAAGGGTGAGATCTCTCAACAGGCAGGGAAGCTGGAGAGGCTCTACAAGTACGGTGCGTTGCCACAAACATCTCATGCACCGCGGACGTCCTTTCTTCGTCTACCGGCCGAACATGCATCCATGACCCCGCGATGGCATTTCACCATTGATGTGGATTGGGTTCCGGGGTCGCAGTTCGGATTAGCAGGGTTGCTCGAGTTTTGTACTCGATGGCGGCTCAAGGCCACCATCTTTGTGGCGGGGCGGTTTGCGGAATCCTACCCGGATCTCATCAAGGACTGTGTGAGGCAAGGCCATGAACTTGGTACGCACGGGTGGGAACATGGCAGCCTTGAGGTCGATGAAGATTTCAGGTCGGCCACCTATCACCAGCAACGGAGATGGATCAGGCGCGCCACCGACGCGGTGGAACAGGCGTCAGGGGTTCGCCCGGTCGTGTTCCGCGCACCGAGTTTGTGGATCAGCGAAACCACGTTGTGTGCGCTGGAAGACGAAGGATACCGCTACGATTCATCGGTCCCGGCCAGGCGGTTCGATTGCGGTTTCGGCCGGGTACATTATCTGAAGTATTTTCGCGCCCCGCGCGAGCCGTATCGCCCTTCGTCAACTCATCTGCGGCTGCCGGGGCACAGCTCGATCATCGAGGTGGCTCCCTCGGCACTCCTGTTTCCCTTGAACCTGGCCACGCTGAGGACGTTCGGTTTGCCGGTGCTGGCCTGGATGGTCCGCCGGATTGTCCGGGAGTCGCCGCGGGTGGTGTTTTATTGTCACCCCCACGAATTCGTGACGTCGCATCAGCAACGCTTCCCGCGCAACATGTCCCCCTGGAACATGAAAGGCATGAGGCCGGAGAACTTCCTACTCCTCGACGGATTTGTCGGGTATATGCGGCAGCTCGGCTATTCGTCCGCTCTGTTTGCAGACTCGTTCGGCACCTGA
- a CDS encoding DUF3309 family protein — protein sequence MSTILIVVLVLILVGALPTWPHSANWGYGPSGGLGLILLVLVILALTGRL from the coding sequence ATGAGTACTATTTTGATTGTCGTGCTGGTGCTGATACTTGTCGGAGCGTTGCCCACGTGGCCGCATAGTGCCAATTGGGGATATGGTCCCAGCGGTGGATTGGGTCTCATCCTGCTGGTTCTCGTGATCCTCGCCTTGACCGGCCGTCTCTGA
- a CDS encoding DUF1207 domain-containing protein, whose amino-acid sequence MACLLCLFSGRVSDVVAADDAYIAGYAAAVLHNEFKAPKASVLVQHGVVTVEAESLGTVDRTKVQAALEAIPGVTRVEIREGPVSAIAPTSPSSQVIKPELPKTESKFLPHGLLFAPLHADPRWPHLSAGYRHISAGTEPKTTGAANFGETFALYRDAAPLDGQWDIAIQAGVFSMFNMDTASKDLVNADYTVGLLTSYRTGAFSGFLRFHHQSSHLGDEFILNSRTPVNRLNLSFEEVDLKLSYELASWLRVYGGGGVLVGKDPKTLGIGTSQFGAELTSPWTLLSGKIRPVVYADFQANERSNWAVSRSLMAGLQFENARIGDRKLQVLVEYFKGPSPNGQFFTQSTDWLGLGIHLYY is encoded by the coding sequence ATGGCATGTCTGCTGTGTCTGTTCTCCGGACGTGTATCGGATGTGGTGGCGGCAGACGATGCCTATATTGCCGGCTATGCTGCTGCCGTGCTCCACAACGAGTTCAAAGCACCCAAAGCATCCGTGTTGGTACAGCATGGCGTTGTGACAGTCGAGGCCGAATCGCTCGGGACCGTGGACCGGACCAAGGTCCAAGCCGCCTTGGAAGCCATTCCCGGTGTGACACGCGTGGAGATCCGCGAGGGGCCAGTGAGTGCTATAGCTCCCACGTCTCCATCCTCGCAGGTCATCAAGCCGGAACTTCCGAAGACCGAGTCGAAGTTTCTGCCCCACGGCCTGCTCTTCGCTCCGCTGCACGCCGATCCTCGGTGGCCGCATTTATCCGCCGGGTATCGTCATATCTCGGCCGGCACTGAGCCGAAAACCACCGGGGCTGCAAACTTCGGAGAAACGTTCGCGCTCTATCGGGATGCGGCTCCTTTGGACGGCCAATGGGACATCGCCATCCAGGCCGGCGTCTTCAGCATGTTCAATATGGACACCGCGTCGAAAGATCTGGTCAATGCGGATTATACGGTCGGTTTGCTCACCAGTTACCGGACCGGAGCCTTTTCCGGTTTCCTTCGCTTCCATCATCAAAGCTCGCATCTGGGGGATGAATTTATCCTCAACAGCCGGACTCCGGTGAACCGGCTGAATTTGAGCTTTGAGGAAGTGGATCTGAAGCTGTCCTATGAGCTGGCCTCCTGGCTGCGCGTGTATGGCGGCGGCGGCGTGCTGGTGGGGAAAGATCCGAAAACCCTCGGAATCGGCACCAGCCAGTTCGGTGCTGAACTCACCAGTCCCTGGACGTTATTGAGCGGAAAAATTCGTCCGGTCGTGTATGCCGATTTTCAGGCCAATGAGCGAAGCAATTGGGCGGTCAGTCGCTCCCTGATGGCCGGACTGCAATTTGAAAATGCGCGCATCGGGGACCGTAAACTGCAAGTGCTGGTGGAGTACTTCAAAGGGCCATCGCCCAACGGCCAATTTTTTACGCAAAGCACTGACTGGCTGGGACTCGGCATCCATCTGTACTACTGA
- a CDS encoding DUF3309 domain-containing protein — protein MLRTILIVFLILLLFGALPTWPHSANWGYGPSGGLGLVFLIVLALVLTGRLGGRRQS, from the coding sequence ATGCTTCGTACCATACTGATTGTCTTCTTGATTCTCCTTCTCTTCGGCGCCCTGCCGACCTGGCCGCACAGCGCCAACTGGGGCTATGGACCGAGCGGGGGACTTGGTCTCGTTTTCCTCATTGTGCTCGCTCTGGTGTTGACCGGCCGGCTGGGCGGACGACGACAGTCATAG
- a CDS encoding Fe-Mn family superoxide dismutase: MKRAETYHAIPFTLHGLQGISDRTVDMHLALYEGYVKATNDLNEHIWALLQDGKVDHEEMPAYSELTRRLGFEYNGMALHEYYFGNLTPGGSDRPGGHSAFAQAAESSHGSVDLWKMDFSSVGKLRGVGWAVCYLNPVNGLLSNRWISLHEHGAMVGLVPILVMDVWEHAYLLDYKPVERGAYIEAFFSNIDWKAVESRLQLGVPALAGSGQR; encoded by the coding sequence ATGAAGAGAGCTGAGACCTATCACGCCATACCATTCACGCTGCACGGCCTGCAGGGAATTTCTGACCGCACGGTTGATATGCATCTGGCTCTGTACGAAGGCTATGTCAAAGCGACCAATGATTTGAACGAACATATTTGGGCTCTTTTGCAAGATGGCAAGGTGGATCATGAGGAAATGCCGGCCTACTCGGAACTGACCAGGCGATTGGGATTTGAATACAACGGGATGGCGCTCCATGAGTATTACTTCGGGAATTTGACACCGGGAGGGTCGGATCGTCCCGGCGGCCACTCCGCGTTTGCCCAAGCGGCGGAGAGCAGCCATGGAAGTGTGGATCTGTGGAAAATGGATTTTAGCAGTGTGGGCAAGTTGCGCGGGGTGGGCTGGGCGGTGTGCTATCTGAACCCGGTGAACGGGCTCCTGTCCAATCGCTGGATCAGTCTCCACGAACATGGCGCGATGGTGGGATTAGTTCCTATCCTCGTGATGGATGTGTGGGAGCATGCGTATCTGCTCGATTATAAGCCTGTAGAGCGGGGGGCCTATATCGAGGCGTTTTTCTCCAATATCGATTGGAAGGCGGTAGAGAGCCGGTTGCAACTCGGGGTGCCGGCCCTTGCAGGATCCGGCCAACGGTAA
- a CDS encoding ferritin-like domain-containing protein — MKTNQGMTDVGTLRARARKDIQDGAMTAGYPATPDAVIHALNEALATEIVCVLRYRRHYFMASGLSSESVKAEFLQHAIEEQGHADQLAQRIVQLGGEPNLSPEGLLSRSHSEYVEGESITDMIKEDLIAERIAIDSYREMILHLVQEDPTTKRMLEGILAVEEEHAEDLASLLKK; from the coding sequence ATGAAGACGAATCAAGGCATGACGGATGTTGGAACACTTCGGGCGCGGGCCCGTAAGGATATTCAGGACGGCGCGATGACCGCCGGGTATCCGGCGACGCCGGATGCCGTTATTCACGCGTTGAACGAAGCGCTTGCGACGGAAATCGTTTGCGTGCTGCGGTATCGGCGGCACTACTTCATGGCTTCCGGACTCAGCTCTGAGAGCGTAAAGGCGGAGTTTCTTCAGCATGCCATCGAAGAGCAAGGCCATGCTGACCAGCTTGCCCAACGTATTGTGCAGCTGGGAGGAGAACCGAATCTTTCGCCGGAAGGATTGCTGAGCCGCAGTCACTCCGAATACGTGGAAGGGGAGTCCATCACGGATATGATTAAGGAAGATTTGATTGCCGAGCGCATCGCCATCGACAGCTATCGGGAGATGATTCTCCATCTCGTCCAGGAGGATCCCACGACCAAGCGAATGCTGGAAGGGATCCTGGCCGTCGAAGAGGAGCATGCGGAAGACCTGGCCAGTCTATTGAAAAAGTGA
- a CDS encoding YtxH domain-containing protein: MAHDKEFSAGTMALLFLSGAAIGAGVALLLAPQSGRQAQDQLRGYARRAQDGLHEFVEQASEAIAQTVEEGQELLKAKSSVVAEAIGTAGDRLREERERMAGPKKI, translated from the coding sequence ATGGCACATGACAAAGAGTTCTCGGCGGGCACAATGGCGCTGCTGTTTTTGAGTGGAGCGGCCATTGGCGCCGGTGTCGCGCTGCTGCTGGCGCCGCAATCGGGTCGTCAGGCACAGGATCAGTTACGGGGATACGCGCGGCGGGCTCAGGACGGTTTGCATGAATTCGTCGAGCAGGCATCTGAGGCGATTGCTCAGACAGTAGAAGAAGGCCAGGAGTTGCTTAAAGCGAAATCATCGGTGGTGGCTGAAGCGATCGGAACCGCCGGTGATCGACTGAGGGAAGAGCGAGAGCGCATGGCCGGACCCAAAAAGATCTAA
- a CDS encoding DUF1328 family protein: MLYYALVFLLVGLVAGVLGVTGVAAIATQISWILFVIGIVLLLVHVVKGQTPRVT, from the coding sequence ATGTTGTACTACGCGCTGGTATTTCTCTTGGTGGGTCTCGTGGCTGGTGTGCTGGGTGTCACGGGAGTCGCAGCGATCGCGACGCAGATCTCCTGGATCTTATTTGTCATCGGGATCGTGCTGCTCCTCGTTCATGTGGTCAAGGGGCAAACCCCACGCGTGACCTAG
- a CDS encoding DUF3015 family protein encodes MARMIDVTGVCGMVVVLASALSVSGCNTSKATVDTFAKFTSSTSPGEYFNADGLVTDSQKAQLFAAVAFENIEQNIARGDGEYLTSLVALMKIPAGEQAAFRARAQSQYPTLFASDGRTAERLLSALSGKENSTHSSGGTGSMEPVVTTAVVSR; translated from the coding sequence ATGGCACGCATGATTGACGTGACGGGTGTGTGTGGGATGGTAGTCGTTCTTGCGAGCGCCTTATCGGTGTCGGGCTGTAATACGAGCAAAGCGACGGTCGATACGTTTGCCAAATTCACCTCGAGTACCAGTCCGGGGGAGTATTTCAATGCCGATGGCCTGGTCACTGACAGCCAAAAGGCGCAGTTGTTTGCGGCCGTCGCGTTTGAAAATATCGAGCAGAATATTGCGCGCGGAGACGGTGAGTATCTCACCTCTCTCGTCGCCCTCATGAAAATACCGGCAGGCGAGCAGGCGGCATTTCGGGCCCGCGCGCAGAGTCAGTATCCCACCTTATTCGCATCCGATGGCCGCACCGCAGAGCGCCTGTTGTCGGCGCTGAGTGGGAAGGAGAATTCGACCCACTCGTCAGGGGGAACCGGCAGCATGGAGCCTGTTGTGACGACCGCCGTCGTGTCGAGGTAA
- a CDS encoding beta/gamma crystallin domain-containing protein — MLVLRLFIVGGVMAVGAFTVQAADLEMKVIDKNCTIEIFDDTKYDADDPHLLIQGPKEFASLKDVSGRNWNNDIQSVIVGSNATVHAFKDKDFRGTEIAFAPGQRVPDLSKLDMSNDIESMKVTCGTN; from the coding sequence ATGTTGGTTCTTAGATTGTTCATTGTGGGTGGAGTGATGGCGGTCGGCGCATTCACGGTCCAGGCTGCGGACTTGGAAATGAAAGTGATCGATAAGAATTGCACGATCGAAATATTCGATGACACGAAATACGATGCCGACGATCCGCACTTGCTCATTCAGGGGCCGAAGGAGTTCGCCTCGTTGAAAGATGTGAGCGGCCGGAACTGGAACAACGACATTCAGAGCGTCATCGTCGGCTCGAATGCCACGGTCCATGCGTTTAAGGACAAGGACTTCCGTGGGACGGAGATCGCTTTTGCGCCGGGCCAACGTGTGCCGGATCTGTCCAAGCTTGACATGTCCAACGACATCGAGTCGATGAAGGTGACCTGCGGGACGAACTGA
- a CDS encoding ABC transporter substrate-binding protein, producing MADQSNHQRLKSSSPVIAVVDGVTLVEPSGYSPTEVVKHTINDVLWILGNEALKQPGRSEDRRQEIEQVIRRRVSYAHMAQQALGVPWVKLSDLERQEFVGLFVALLRDRVANQIDQYYDEQVFYLVERRDGNFAELRTNLIGPKVDTLLDFRLENHSGEWLVYDVEVDHASIVSNYRSQFTCIVRDLSYAGLVEKMKQSGGLVKSFETIASR from the coding sequence ATGGCCGATCAGTCGAACCATCAACGGTTGAAAAGCTCCTCGCCTGTTATCGCCGTCGTGGATGGCGTCACCCTCGTCGAGCCATCCGGCTACTCCCCCACGGAAGTGGTGAAGCATACAATCAACGATGTACTCTGGATCCTCGGAAATGAGGCGCTGAAGCAACCGGGCCGCTCTGAGGATCGCCGCCAGGAAATTGAACAGGTCATTAGACGTCGCGTCAGCTATGCGCACATGGCCCAGCAGGCTTTGGGCGTCCCGTGGGTGAAGCTCAGTGACCTGGAGCGGCAGGAGTTTGTGGGCCTGTTCGTGGCGTTGCTGCGGGATAGGGTTGCCAACCAGATCGACCAGTATTACGACGAGCAGGTCTTCTATCTGGTTGAGCGGCGTGATGGCAACTTTGCCGAGCTCAGGACCAACTTGATTGGTCCCAAAGTTGATACCTTATTGGACTTCCGGTTAGAGAACCACTCCGGTGAATGGCTCGTGTACGATGTGGAGGTCGATCATGCGAGCATCGTCAGCAACTATCGTTCGCAGTTTACCTGCATTGTCCGTGATCTGTCCTACGCCGGCCTCGTGGAGAAGATGAAGCAGAGCGGGGGCCTCGTGAAATCGTTTGAAACGATCGCCTCGCGATAG
- a CDS encoding CDGSH iron-sulfur domain-containing protein, translating to MDKPIIAAKEPAVVTLEPGTYHWCQCGRSKTQPFCDGSHAGTQFSPVEFVMTEKKQVALCQCKQTQTAPYCDGTHKTL from the coding sequence ATGGATAAGCCAATCATTGCAGCGAAAGAGCCGGCCGTGGTCACGCTGGAGCCGGGCACCTACCACTGGTGTCAATGCGGTCGCTCAAAGACGCAACCGTTTTGTGACGGATCCCATGCAGGCACTCAGTTCAGTCCGGTCGAGTTTGTGATGACGGAGAAGAAACAAGTCGCTTTGTGCCAGTGCAAGCAGACGCAGACGGCACCGTACTGCGACGGTACGCATAAGACGCTCTGA
- a CDS encoding response regulator — MTRKHILVVDDDAALRSMLTMRLEYNGHTVEAAETGLDALNRLAYADAVHADYDMVLLDYMMPGITGLTVLHHMQLRYPGVPVVMMTGHAGGQVADQALAAGARVCLTKPFDSVELEQALRCCDGIAA, encoded by the coding sequence ATGACCAGGAAACACATACTCGTGGTCGACGACGATGCCGCCCTTCGAAGCATGCTGACGATGCGGCTGGAGTACAACGGACATACCGTAGAGGCCGCTGAAACCGGTCTCGACGCGCTGAACAGATTGGCCTACGCGGACGCCGTGCATGCGGACTATGACATGGTATTGCTCGATTACATGATGCCGGGGATCACCGGCTTGACGGTCTTGCACCATATGCAACTGCGCTATCCGGGGGTTCCCGTGGTCATGATGACCGGTCATGCGGGCGGGCAGGTAGCAGACCAGGCGCTCGCGGCGGGCGCGCGGGTCTGTCTGACTAAACCCTTCGACTCGGTGGAGTTGGAGCAGGCGCTGCGCTGTTGCGACGGAATCGCCGCCTAA
- a CDS encoding RNA-binding protein translates to MNTHIHVSGLSFFCTDAELREVFIPFGTVVLAQVLRDDNGHSLGVGIVHMASAEDVDRVFDAHQRFEVAGSRVNLWEPADGPESSAERIGTYGLRATGTAPMGQGVAHGKLHKAVQFLAEYLKKHRRHPALHHVV, encoded by the coding sequence ATGAATACGCACATCCATGTCAGCGGGCTGTCGTTCTTTTGTACCGACGCTGAGCTGCGCGAGGTGTTTATTCCGTTTGGAACGGTGGTCCTGGCGCAGGTACTCCGGGATGATAACGGCCACTCTCTCGGTGTCGGGATCGTGCATATGGCCAGTGCTGAAGATGTCGACCGGGTTTTCGATGCGCATCAGCGTTTTGAAGTCGCCGGTTCGCGGGTGAATCTTTGGGAGCCGGCAGACGGGCCGGAGTCTTCAGCTGAGCGGATTGGGACCTATGGCCTGCGAGCGACTGGGACGGCCCCGATGGGCCAGGGCGTCGCGCATGGCAAGCTTCATAAAGCGGTGCAATTCCTGGCTGAGTATTTGAAGAAACACAGGCGGCATCCTGCGCTCCATCACGTGGTGTAG
- a CDS encoding DUF3309 family protein — protein sequence MSTILIVVLVLLLVGALPTWPHSSNWGYYPSGGLGLVLLILLILALTGRL from the coding sequence ATGAGTACGATTCTGATCGTTGTGCTGGTGTTACTGCTTGTGGGTGCATTGCCAACCTGGCCGCACAGTAGTAACTGGGGATATTACCCCAGTGGTGGGTTAGGTCTCGTTCTGCTGATTTTGCTTATCCTGGCCCTGACCGGCCGGCTTTGA
- a CDS encoding cyclic nucleotide-binding domain-containing protein produces MPTAELIQRTKQSRAVKSGRTPQAMATVSRCEPPSPCAPVSLAHNGQRTLDQGQGRTLVTYPRKHTIFSQGERAHAVYYIREGKVKLTVVSPQGKEAVVAILDRGAFVGESCLAGQQVQLATATTLEDSSLVRIDKDAMIHLLREESAFAEFFMAYLLTHAMRVQEDLVDHLFNNSEKRLARVLLLLARFGTEGKPEPVIAKINQETLAEMVGTTRSRVSFFMNKFRKLGYIEYSSDLHVHSSLLNVLLHD; encoded by the coding sequence ATGCCTACAGCGGAACTCATTCAGCGGACAAAACAGAGTCGAGCGGTCAAGAGTGGGCGCACCCCGCAAGCGATGGCGACGGTCTCACGTTGTGAGCCTCCGTCGCCTTGTGCGCCCGTAAGCCTGGCTCATAACGGTCAGCGGACATTGGATCAAGGCCAGGGGCGAACTCTGGTGACGTATCCCAGGAAACACACGATCTTCTCACAAGGGGAGCGGGCTCACGCTGTCTACTACATCCGGGAGGGCAAGGTGAAGCTGACGGTGGTCTCGCCGCAGGGGAAAGAAGCTGTCGTTGCGATTCTGGATCGTGGTGCCTTTGTGGGGGAGTCCTGTCTTGCGGGCCAGCAGGTGCAGTTGGCGACCGCCACCACCCTGGAGGACTCCAGTCTCGTGCGCATCGACAAAGACGCAATGATTCATCTTCTTCGCGAGGAGTCCGCATTCGCTGAATTCTTTATGGCGTACCTGCTGACGCATGCGATGCGTGTGCAAGAGGATCTGGTGGACCACCTCTTCAATAACAGCGAGAAGCGGCTTGCGCGGGTGCTGCTGCTATTGGCTCGATTTGGAACAGAGGGCAAGCCGGAGCCGGTGATCGCGAAGATTAACCAGGAAACACTCGCCGAAATGGTCGGTACGACGCGCTCCCGTGTCAGTTTCTTTATGAATAAGTTCCGCAAGCTTGGCTACATTGAGTACAGCAGCGACTTGCACGTGCACAGTTCACTCCTCAACGTCCTTCTTCACGACTAG
- a CDS encoding CsbD family protein, giving the protein MNADQLKGKWKQFKGELKQQYGKFTDDDLTQIEGDYEKFVGKVQERYGDKKDELMKWADQWHQKSTPDDIKTRM; this is encoded by the coding sequence ATGAACGCAGATCAACTCAAGGGGAAATGGAAACAGTTCAAGGGTGAATTGAAACAGCAATATGGCAAATTTACCGATGACGATCTGACGCAGATCGAAGGCGATTACGAGAAGTTCGTCGGAAAAGTTCAGGAACGGTATGGGGATAAGAAAGACGAGCTGATGAAGTGGGCTGACCAGTGGCATCAGAAGTCGACGCCGGATGATATCAAGACCAGGATGTAG
- a CDS encoding BON domain-containing protein, which yields MKTVYVLTFCTALVLGGAFIAGAAMAEDTVAEKTPINDTWLTAKTKIALAADGRVKGRQIDVKTKQGVVMLRGKVDSTEAKQAAADITKLLDGVKTVKNDLEVVAPSKREVVGEKDEAITAQVKKKLAKDAHLKKSDIAVQTHGGVVSLTGEVKDITTSARASWTAWFVPGVKSVKNDLTVKEKA from the coding sequence ATGAAAACAGTTTATGTACTGACATTCTGCACGGCGTTGGTTCTCGGCGGCGCATTCATTGCCGGGGCAGCGATGGCGGAGGATACGGTTGCCGAGAAGACTCCGATCAACGATACGTGGCTGACGGCGAAAACCAAGATTGCCCTCGCGGCCGATGGCCGGGTCAAAGGGCGGCAGATTGATGTCAAGACCAAGCAGGGCGTTGTGATGCTCCGCGGGAAGGTGGATTCCACTGAAGCCAAACAGGCGGCGGCGGACATCACGAAGCTCCTCGATGGCGTGAAGACGGTGAAGAACGATCTTGAGGTGGTGGCCCCGTCGAAGCGCGAGGTCGTGGGGGAAAAGGATGAGGCCATAACGGCACAGGTCAAAAAGAAGCTCGCCAAGGACGCCCACTTGAAGAAGTCCGATATCGCCGTTCAAACCCATGGGGGGGTCGTCTCGTTGACCGGCGAGGTCAAGGATATCACGACGAGTGCCCGTGCCTCCTGGACGGCGTGGTTCGTCCCGGGCGTGAAGTCCGTGAAGAATGATCTCACGGTGAAAGAGAAGGCTTAG
- a CDS encoding DUF2934 domain-containing protein yields the protein METNLSRVAVRRTSGLSQVSPTGEKAGQMAQAFNRAVIDHTHIEQLAYELYVQRGRQDGYDLEDWLKAEHELARSVSRK from the coding sequence ATGGAAACGAATCTCAGTCGGGTTGCCGTGCGACGCACATCGGGGCTGTCTCAGGTCAGTCCGACCGGTGAGAAGGCTGGTCAGATGGCGCAGGCGTTCAACAGAGCCGTGATCGATCACACCCATATTGAACAACTCGCCTATGAACTCTATGTGCAGCGTGGCAGGCAGGACGGTTATGACTTGGAGGACTGGCTGAAGGCGGAACATGAGCTGGCTAGATCTGTCAGCCGCAAGTGA
- a CDS encoding superoxide dismutase family protein, whose amino-acid sequence MNVTQSWCGVLIIVGSLLSVTGCSGYHTGKLDKKLQAKAVIAGPGITGEAYIHEEYEGRVRITLRLEGTPESKLTPGRHAIHIHETGNCASFAAAQSHYDGNVDSSLNPDANVSPGLGNHPYHLGDLPNLLVTEGRKGSLYTITNRVTISDGLTTLFDKDGSAFIIHESEDKYLPDPPTKGAPGGARIACGVIVKE is encoded by the coding sequence ATGAATGTGACGCAATCATGGTGCGGTGTACTGATTATCGTAGGCAGTCTGCTTTCTGTGACAGGATGTTCCGGCTACCACACGGGCAAATTGGATAAGAAGCTGCAGGCTAAGGCCGTGATCGCCGGGCCCGGTATTACCGGAGAGGCCTATATTCACGAAGAATATGAGGGACGTGTCAGGATTACGTTGAGGCTGGAGGGAACTCCGGAGAGCAAGCTGACCCCGGGTCGTCATGCGATCCACATTCACGAAACCGGCAATTGCGCCTCGTTCGCAGCGGCCCAGAGCCACTATGACGGTAATGTCGATTCCAGCCTCAATCCTGATGCCAATGTAAGCCCTGGCCTCGGAAACCATCCGTACCATCTTGGGGATCTGCCGAATCTGTTGGTAACCGAGGGGCGCAAGGGCTCGCTGTATACCATTACGAACCGTGTGACCATCTCCGACGGGCTGACGACGCTGTTTGATAAAGACGGCAGCGCGTTCATCATCCACGAATCAGAGGATAAATATTTGCCTGATCCGCCGACCAAGGGTGCTCCTGGTGGAGCCAGGATTGCTTGCGGTGTCATCGTCAAGGAGTAG